From Coffea arabica cultivar ET-39 chromosome 10e, Coffea Arabica ET-39 HiFi, whole genome shotgun sequence, one genomic window encodes:
- the LOC113712053 gene encoding protein PHOSPHATE-INDUCED 1-like produces the protein MASKIFSQITMQLLMLALVFNVVFAGRVLLQENMLFQYHKGPLLTGKVSINLIWYGQFKPSQRAVISDFITSLSSPQSQVQPSVAAWIKSTDKYYSLIKSKNPVELALGTQILDEKYSLGKPLKMQQIEQLAAKNGQVNAINVVLTSSDVAVEGFCSSKCGTHGSLPSEQTTIVQKNKSNAQKFTYIWVGNSETQCPGQCAWPFHQPLYGPQSPPLVAPNNDVGMDGMVINLASLLAGTVTNPFGNGYYQGPATAPLEAASACPGIYAKGAYPGYAGNLLVDSATGASYNCNGVNGRKYLLPALFDPTSNSCSTLV, from the coding sequence ATGGCCTCTAAGATTTTCTCTCAGATCACAATGCAACTGCTGATGCTTGCATTGGTTTTCAATGTTGTTTTCGCTGGAAGAGTCCTCCTCCAAGAAAATATGCTTTTTCAATACCACAAGGGCCCTCTCCTTACTGGGAAAGTCTCAATTAATCTCATTTGGTATGGACAATTCAAGCCATCCCAAAGAGCTGTTATATCTGATTTCATTACCTCCCTCTCATCGCCCCAATCGCAAGTCCAGCCCTCAGTTGCAGCTTGGATCAAGTCCACTGATAAATACTACAGCCTGATCAAGTCCAAGAATCCAGTCGAGCTCGCACTTGGCACCCAAATTCTGGACGAGAAATATTCTTTAGGCAAACCCCTGAAAATGCAGCAAATTGAACAGCTGGCTGCCAAGAATGGCCAAGTCAATGCCATCAATGTAGTCCTGACTTCGTCCGACGTAGCTGTTGAAGGGTTCTGCTCTAGCAAATGCGGGACTCATGGTTCTCTCCCTTCCGAACAAACTACAATTGTTCAGAAGAACAAAAGTAATGCTCAAAAGTTTACTTATATTTGGGTTGGAAATTCAGAAACTCAGTGCCCGGGTCAATGCGCCTGGCCATTCCACCAGCCCCTCTACGGACCACAGAGCCCACCGTTGGTTGCACCAAACAATGATGTGGGTATGGATGGAATGGTGATCAATCTGGCTAGCCTTTTGGCCGGGACTGTCACCAACCCTTTTGGGAATGGCTACTATCAGGGACCAGCAACTGCACCACTTGAGGCTGCATCGGCATGTCCCGGAATTTATGCTAAAGGGGCTTATCCGGGCTATGCCGGGAACTTGCTTGTGGACTCTGCAACTGGCGCTAGCTACAACTGCAATGGTGTCAACGGGAGGAAGTACTTGCTTCCTGCTCTTTTTGATCCCACCTCAAATTCGTGTTCCACTTTGGTTTGA
- the LOC113712182 gene encoding phospho-2-dehydro-3-deoxyheptonate aldolase 1, chloroplastic-like has translation MALTSTHSSLLPNKAFVHHPQPSPKAPIFITNPSSKPTIRSIQPISAVQSADKSPKTTPPSATVSSTAAPAATPAVKETSPTKWNPESWKTKKALQLPEYPDQAELESVLRTLDAFPPIVFAGEARSLEERLGEAALGNAFLLQGGDCAESFKEFNANNIRDTFRILLQMGAVLMFGGQMPVIKVGRMAGQFAKPRSEPFEEKNGVKLPSYRGDNVNGDAFDAKSRAPDPQRMIRAYCQAAATLNLLRAFATGGYAAMQRVTQWNLDFTEHSEQGDRYRELAHRVDEALGFMAATGLTIDHPIMTTTEFWTSHECLLLPYEQSLTRLDSTSGLYYDCSAHFLWVGERTRQLDGAHVEFLRGVANPLGIKVSDKMDPNELVKLIEIFNPQNKPGRITIITRMGAENMRVKLPHLIRAVRRAGQIVTWVSDPMHGNTIKAPCGLKTRPFDSIRAEVRAFFDVHEQEGSHPGGVHLEMTGQNVTECIGGSRTVTFDDLSSRYHTHCDPRLNASQSLELAFIIAERLRKRRLGSQKSVAF, from the exons ATGGCTCTGACTAGCACCCATAGTTCCCTTCTGCCAAACAAGGCCTTCGTTCACCATCCTCAGCCTTCACCTAAAGCTCCCATTTTTATCACCAACCCATCATCCAAGCCCACTATCAGATCCATCCAACCCATCTCAGCCGTCCAATCAGCCGACAAGTCCCCGAAGACAACCCCACCGTCAGCCACTGTATCGTCCACCGCTGCTCCGGCTGCAACGCCTGCGGTGAAAGAAACTTCTCCGACAAAATGGAACCCGGAAAGCTGGAAAACCAAGAAAGCTCTTCAGCTTCCGGAATACCCGGATCAAGCGGAGCTAGAATCGGTTCTCAGGACTCTGGACGCTTTCCCCCCTATTGTCTTTGCCGGCGAGGCCCGGAGCCTTGAGGAAAGACTTGGTGAGGCTGCACTGGGCAATGCATTTTTGCTCCAAGGTGGAGATTGTGCTGAGAGCTTCAAAGAATTCAATGCTAACAATATTAGAGACACTTTCAGGATTCTTCTTCAAATGGGTGCTGTGTTGATGTTTGGCGGCCAAATGCCTGTTATAAAG GTAGGAAGAATGGCTGGTCAGTTTGCAAAGCCAAGGTCAGAGCCATTTGAGGAGAAGAATGGTGTAAAGTTGCCAAGTTACAGGGGGGATAATGTGAATGGAGATGCTTTCGATGCAAAGTCGAGGGCTCCTGATCCTCAGAGGATGATCAGGGCTTATTGCCAAGCTGCAGCTACTCTGAATCTGTTGAGGGCGTTTGCAACTGGAGGATATGCAGCTATGCAGAGGGTTACACAGTGGAACCTGGATTTCACAGAGCACAGCGAACAAGGTGATAG ATACCGTGAACTAGCTCACCGTGTAGACGAGGCTCTTGGATTTATGGCTGCTACTGGACTTACAATTGACCATCCAATCATGACGACCACTGAGTTCTGGACATCGCACGAGTGCTTGCTCCTACCATATGAACAGTCTCTTACTAGATTGGATTCCACATCTGGCTTGTACTATGATTGTTCAGCCCATTTCCTTTGGGTTGGTGAGCGAACCCGGCAGTTGGATGGTGCTCATGTTGAGTTCCTGAGAGGAGTTGCTAATCCACTTGGGATTAAG GTAAGTGACAAGATGGATCCAAATGAGCTAGTCAAGCTCATTGAGATTTTCAATCCTCAGAACAAGCCAGGAAGGATCACCATCATCACCAGAATGGGGGCAGAGAACATGAGAGTGAAGCTTCCTCATCTGATTAGAGCTGTCCGAAGGGCAGGGCAAATTGTAACTTGGGTTAGTGATCCTATGCATGGAAACACCATCAAAGCTCCTTGTGGTCTAAAGACTCGGCCTTTTGATTCTATCAGG GCGGAAGTAAGAGCATTCTTTGATGTGCATGAGCAAGAAGGCAGCCACCCTGGAGGAGTCCATCTGGAGATGACTGGCCAAAATGTGACAGAATGCATTGGTGGATCGCGTACTGTGACCTTTGATGATCTAAGCTCGCGCTACCACACACACTGTGATCCTAGGCTCAATGCTTCTCAATCACTTGAACTTGCATTTATCATCGCTGAGCGACTGAGAAAGAGGCGGCTTGGATCCCAAAAGTCGGTAGCATTTTAG
- the LOC113711646 gene encoding protein PHOSPHATE-INDUCED 1-like, with product MAYTGYATPIKISICILLLSLLLNFASAGRLLSKTGQGQEQDPMVFKYHNGPLLTGKISINLIWYGRFNPSQKAIVTDFITSLSSPSLSSQVQPSVATWWKNIEKYYTKIKSKKSSSLHLFLGNQNLDENYSLGKSLKMQQIEQLAANGDQMNAINVVLTSSDVVVDGFCSSKCGTHSSLRSRAAIKGKYPRFAYIWVGNSETQCPGQCAWPFHQPVYGPQSPPLIAPNNDVGVDGMIINLASLLAGVVTNPFGNGYFQGPAVAPLEAAAACPGIYGKGAYPGYAGDLLVDATTGASYNAHGSNGRKYLLPALYDPSTSTCSTLV from the coding sequence ATGGCCTATACAGGGTATGCTACCCCAATCAAGATCTCCATCTGTATCTTACTTCTTTCATTATTGCTCAATTTTGCTTCTGCGGGGAGGCTGCTTAGTAAGACAGGCCAAGGCCAAGAACAAGATCCTATGGTCTTCAAATACCACAATGGCCCTCTTCTCACAGGAAAGATCTCAATCAACCTTATTTGGTATGGAAGATTCAATCCCTCCCAAAAGGCCATCGTAACTGATTTCATCACCTCACTGTCCTCCCCTTCCCTGTCCTCCCAAGTCCAACCATCAGTTGCCACGTGGTGGAAAAACATCGAGAAGTATTACACCAAAATCAAATCCAAGAAATCCTCCTCACTCCATCTCTTTCTGGGCAAccaaaatttggatgaaaattactCTCTGGGCAAATCCCTGAAGATGCAACAGATTGAACAATTGGCAGCAAATGGCGATCAAATGAATGCCATCAACGTAGTCTTGACTTCATCCGATGTCGTGGTCGATGGGTTTTGCTCTAGCAAATGTGGCACCCATAGCTCTCTCCGTTCGAGGGCCGCAATCAAGGGCAAGTACCCAAGATTTGCTTACATTTGGGTTGGAAATTCTGAGACTCAGTGCCCAGGTCAATGTGCCTGGCCATTCCACCAGCCTGTTTATGGACCACAGAGCCCACCATTGATTGCACCAAACAATGACGTGGGTGTTGATGGGATGATTATCAATTTGGCTAGTCTTTTGGCTGGGGTAGTTACCAATCCTTTTGGAAATGGGTATTTTCAGGGACCAGCTGTTGCACCGCTCGAGGCCGCTGCTGCTTGTCCTGGAATATATGGCAAAGGAGCTTACCCGGGCTATGCAGGAGATTTGCTGGTTGATGCTACAACTGGTGCTAGCTATAATGCACATGGCAGCAATGGGAGAAAGTATTTGCTTCCTGCGCTGTATGATCCTTCAACTTCTACTTGTTCCACTTTGGtgtga
- the LOC113711780 gene encoding protein PHOSPHATE-INDUCED 1-like, whose translation MASVSVPSKITLQFLLLAMSLNLVFAGRVLQEQETMLFQYHKGPLLMGKITINLIWYGNFRPSQRAIVSDFITALSSPRSQVQPSVATWFSSTQKYYNLIKATNSVKLVAGSQVLDEQYSLGKSLKMQQIEQLAAKGDQLNAINVVLTSSDVAVEGFCTSKCGTHGSLHSKSTVAKGSNNQKFAYIWVGNSETQCPGQCAWPFHQPLYGPQSPPLVAPNNDVGMDGMVINLASLLAGTVTNPFGNGYYQGPATAPLEAASACPGIYAKGAYPGYAGNLLVDSATGASYNANGVNSRKYLLPALYDPTSNSCSTLV comes from the coding sequence ATGGCCAGTGTTAGTGTTCCCTCCAAAATCACCCTGCAATTCCTTCTCCTAGCAATGTCTCTCAATCTTGTTTTTGCGGGAAGAGTTCTCCAGGAACAAGAAACTATGCTTTTTCAGTATCACAAAGGTCCTCTACTCATGGGAAAGATTACCATTAATCTAATTTGGTATGGAAATTTCAGGCCATCCCAAAGAGCTATTGTATCTGATTTCATTACCGCGCTGTCATCTCCACGGTCTCAAGTCCAGCCCTCAGTGGCAACCTGGTTTAGTTCCACGCAGAAATACTACAACCTGATCAAGGCCACGAATTCAGTCAAGCTCGTAGCTGGCAGCCAAGTTCTGGATGAACAATACTCTCTAGGCAAATCCCTCAAAATGCAGCAGATCGAACAACTGGCAGCAAAGGGTGATCAATTGAACGCCATCAATGTTGTCTTGACTTCATCAGATGTAGCAGTTGAAGGGTTTTGTACAAGCAAATGTGGGACTCATGGTTCTCTACATTCAAAAAGCACTGTTGCAAAGGGCAGCAACAATCAAAAGTTTGCTTATATTTGGGTTGGGAACTCAGAAACTCAGTGCCCGGGTCAATGTGCCTGGCCATTCCACCAGCCCCTCTATGGACCACAAAGCCCACCATTGGTTGCACCAAACAATGACGTGGGTATGGATGGAATGGTGATCAACCTGGCTAGCCTTTTGGCCGGGACGGTCACCAACCCTTTTGGAAATGGCTACTATCAAGGACCAGCAACTGCACCACTTGAGGCTGCATCAGCCTGTCCTGGAATTTATGCTAAAGGGGCTTATCCGGGCTATGCTGGGAACTTGCTAGTGGATTCTGCAACTGGTGCCAGCTACAACGCAAATGGTGTAAATAGCAGGAAATACCTACTTCCTGCCCTTTATGATCCTACTAGCAATTCGTGTTCCACTTTGGTTTAA
- the LOC113711886 gene encoding protein PHOSPHATE-INDUCED 1-like codes for MAFFHSHLFFQLAIIVSLVHFAMAGRQVPKPTQDDQNTMVFQYHNGPLLSGKISINLIWYGKFNPSERAIIADFVTSLSTSSSNPTTNEPSVATWWKATEKYYHLLRSKKASPLILSLGTQVIDESCSLGKSLTRNQIEELAAKGEQKNAINVVLTASDVAVDGFCSSTCGTHGSLLSSKIASAKGKIYKFAYIWVGNSATQCPGQCAWPFYQPMYGPQAPPLVAPNNNVGLDGMVINVATLLAGTATNPFGNGYFQGPANAPLEAASACTGVYGRGAYPGYPGKLLVDPTTGASYNAHGTNGKKYLLPAFVDPSTSSCSTLV; via the coding sequence ATGGCTTTCTTTCACAGCCATCTATTTTTCCAACTCGCCATAATCGTTTCATTAGTCCATTTCGCAATGGCTGGCAGGCAAGTCCCCAAGCCCACCCAAGATGACCAAAACACGATGGTCTTTCAATACCACAATGGCCCTCTTCTTAGTGGCAAAATCTCAATTAACTTGATCTGGTATGGCAAATTCAACCCTTCAGAAAGAGCTATAATTGCAGATTTCGTTACCTCATTGTCCACCTCCTCTTCAAACCCCACAACCAACGAGCCATCTGTCGCCACGTGGTGGAAGGCCACTGAGAAATACTACCATTTGCTCAGATCCAAGAAAGCCTCTCCCCTGATCCTCTCACTGGGTACCCAAGTTATCGACGAGAGCTGTTCTTTGGGTAAATCTCTTACCAGGAATCAAATTGAAGAACTGGCAGCCAAGGGTGAACAAAAGAATGCCATCAACGTTGTACTAACAGCTTCAGATGTTGCAGTTGATGGGTTCTGCTCAAGCACCTGCGGGACCCATGGTTCACTGTTAAGTTCCAAGATTGCCTCTGCCAAGGGAAAGATTTACAAGTTTGCTTACATCTGGGTTGGAAACTCAGCGACCCAATGCCCTGGTCAATGTGCATGGCCATTCTACCAACCCATGTACGGACCTCAGGCTCCACCACTGGTTGCACCCAACAACAATGTGGGTTTGGACGGAATGGTCATCAATGTTGCTACCCTTTTGGCTGGGACAGCGACCAACCCCTTCGGAAATGGCTACTTCCAAGGACCTGCAAATGCACCGCTTGAGGCTGCCTCGGCTTGTACTGGGGTTTATGGGCGTGGGGCTTACCCAGGATATCCTGGGAAGCTCTTGGTCGACCCTACAACCGGTGCAAGCTATAATGCACATGGTACAAATGGCAAGAAATACCTTCTTCCAGCCTTCGTTGATCCTTCAACATCCTCATGTTCTACATTGGTCTGA
- the LOC113711020 gene encoding F-box protein FBW2-like isoform X2, protein MEGTDSRHWEDLLPDALGLIFHNLSLQEKLTVIPRVCKPWSKAVMGPYCWQEIDIEEWSNRSESVDVDRMLRMLITTSSGSLRKLCVSGLQKENVFDFIAEHARSLQTLRLPRSEMCDSTMEKIAGRLSILTFLDLSYCSKIGPRALEAIGKNCKFLERLRRNMHPLDVEGVLEIITSCRKLEFLDLRGCWDVKFDEKYLKDKFPKLNVLGPHVVDQYEKNAWEDCSDYSDSLYDDYESSDGMWDDEESLELRFYGGYDEASVYGWPPSP, encoded by the exons ATGGAAGGAACTGATTCTCGGCACTGGGAAGATCTTCTACCAGATGCACTTGGCCTAATCTTCCACAACCTCTCTCTCCAGGAGAAATTAACTGTGATACCTAGAGTATGTAAACCATGGAGCAAAGCAGTGATGGGCCCTTACTGCTGGCAAGAGATAGACATTGAGGAGTGGAGCAATCGATCTGAGTCGGTTGATGTTGATCGAATGCTACGAATGTTGATTACAACGAGCTCCGGTTCTCTGCGAAAGCTGTGTGTCTCTGGACTACAGAAAGAGAATGTCTTTGATTTCATTGCTGAACA CGCTCGTTCTCTGCAGACCTTGAGACTTCCCAGAAGCGAAATGTGTGATTCAACAATGGAAAAGATTGCTGGGAGACTTTCTATTCTAACTTTCTTGGATTTGAGCTACTGCAGTAAAATTGGTCCGCGCGCTTTGGAGGCCATTGGAAAGAACTGCAAATTTCTCGAAAGACTGCGCCGAAACATGCATCCACTGGATGTCGAGG GTGTTCTAGAGATAATCACTAGCTGCCGCAAGCTCGAATTTCTGGACTTGAGAGGATGTTGGGATGTGAAATTTGATGAGAAGTATCTCAAAGACAAGTTCCCGAAGCTGAACGTTTTGGGGCCTCATGTGGTGGACCAGTATGAGAAAAATGCTTGGGAAGATTGCTCAGACTACTCAGATTCATTATATGATGATTATGAGAGTTCAGATGGGATGTGGGATGATGAAGAAAGCCTAGAACTGCGGTTTTATGGAGGATATGATGAAGCCTCTGTTTATGGATGGCCTCCATCTCCTTGA
- the LOC113711020 gene encoding F-box protein FBW2-like isoform X1, whose protein sequence is MEGTDSRHWEDLLPDALGLIFHNLSLQEKLTVIPRVCKPWSKAVMGPYCWQEIDIEEWSNRSESVDVDRMLRMLITTSSGSLRKLCVSGLQKENVFDFIAEHARSLQTLRLPRSEMCDSTMEKIAGRLSILTFLDLSYCSKIGPRALEAIGKNCKFLERLRRNMHPLDVEGKLLQNNEAYAIAATMPKLKHLEIAYHVVDTIGVLEIITSCRKLEFLDLRGCWDVKFDEKYLKDKFPKLNVLGPHVVDQYEKNAWEDCSDYSDSLYDDYESSDGMWDDEESLELRFYGGYDEASVYGWPPSP, encoded by the exons ATGGAAGGAACTGATTCTCGGCACTGGGAAGATCTTCTACCAGATGCACTTGGCCTAATCTTCCACAACCTCTCTCTCCAGGAGAAATTAACTGTGATACCTAGAGTATGTAAACCATGGAGCAAAGCAGTGATGGGCCCTTACTGCTGGCAAGAGATAGACATTGAGGAGTGGAGCAATCGATCTGAGTCGGTTGATGTTGATCGAATGCTACGAATGTTGATTACAACGAGCTCCGGTTCTCTGCGAAAGCTGTGTGTCTCTGGACTACAGAAAGAGAATGTCTTTGATTTCATTGCTGAACA CGCTCGTTCTCTGCAGACCTTGAGACTTCCCAGAAGCGAAATGTGTGATTCAACAATGGAAAAGATTGCTGGGAGACTTTCTATTCTAACTTTCTTGGATTTGAGCTACTGCAGTAAAATTGGTCCGCGCGCTTTGGAGGCCATTGGAAAGAACTGCAAATTTCTCGAAAGACTGCGCCGAAACATGCATCCACTGGATGTCGAGGGTAAGCTTTTGCAGAACAATGAGGCTTATGCCATTGCAGCCACTATGCCAAAGCTCAAGCATCTTGAAATAGCATATCATGTTGTCGATACGATAGGTGTTCTAGAGATAATCACTAGCTGCCGCAAGCTCGAATTTCTGGACTTGAGAGGATGTTGGGATGTGAAATTTGATGAGAAGTATCTCAAAGACAAGTTCCCGAAGCTGAACGTTTTGGGGCCTCATGTGGTGGACCAGTATGAGAAAAATGCTTGGGAAGATTGCTCAGACTACTCAGATTCATTATATGATGATTATGAGAGTTCAGATGGGATGTGGGATGATGAAGAAAGCCTAGAACTGCGGTTTTATGGAGGATATGATGAAGCCTCTGTTTATGGATGGCCTCCATCTCCTTGA
- the LOC113711107 gene encoding protein EXORDIUM-like 2, producing MVANVRFVTITFSLFVLLAILPGSFSAIPRKLALVKPEPIVLKYHKGELLKGNTTVNLLWYGKFTPSQRAIVVDFLKSLSPTGRRGPPPQTVASWWSTTQKYLGSPSTIAVGKQVSLNYPLGKELKDSQIQALTSKFSHVNTVNLVLTASDVAVEDFCMNSCGTHGWTRGSKGQKYAYAWVGNAVSQCPGECAWPFHRPIVGPQTPPLVAPNGDVGIDGLVINLATVLAGAVTNPFDGGYFQGPPTAPLEAVSACTGIFGSGAYPGFPGTVLVDKTTGASYNARGANGREYLLPAMWDPKTSTCKPLA from the coding sequence ATGGTTGCTAACGTTCGTTTCGTTACCATTACTTTTTCTTTGTTCGTGCTCTTAGCAATATTGCCAGGTTCCTTCTCGGCGATACCAAGAAAACTGGCTTTGGTTAAGCCAGAACCAATTGTGCTCAAGTACCACAAAGGTGAGCTCTTGAAAGGCAATACGACAGTGAACCTCTTGTGGTACGGCAAGTTCACCCCTAGCCAACGTGCTATAGTTGTCGATTTTCTAAAATCCCTCAGCCCCACAGGCCGCCGCGGCCCACCGCCACAGACGGTGGCTTCATGGTGGAGTACCACCCAGAAGTACCTTGGAAGTCCATCCACCATCGCCGTCGGGAAACAGGTTTCATTGAATTACCCTCTTGGAAAGGAGCTGAAAGATTCGCAGATTCAAGCCTTGACCTCCAAATTTAGTCACGTCAATACCGTTAACCTGGTCCTGACGGCGTCCGACGTGGCAGTTGAAGACTTCTGCATGAACTCGTGTGGGACCCACGGGTGGACCCGGGGGAGCAAGGGGCAAAAGTATGCCTATGCCTGGGTGGGTAACGCCGTCAGTCAGTGCCCCGGCGAGTGTGCTTGGCCTTTCCACCGGCCAATCGTCGGGCCGCAAACGCCGCCGTTAGTGGCACCTAACGGAGACGTTGGGATTGACGGATTGGTGATTAATCTGGCAACGGTTTTGGCTGGGGCTGTTACGAATCCGTTTGATGGGGGTTACTTTCAGGGCCCTCCCACCGCGCCGTTAGAGGCCGTTTCGGCTTGTACTGGAATATTTGGATCGGGTGCCTATCCGGGATTTCCGGGTACGGTTTTGGTTGATAAGACCACCGGGGCGAGCTACAATGCTCGCGGGGCGAATGGCCGTGAATATCTGCTGCCGGCCATGTGGGATCCCAAAACGTCGACGTGCAAGCCACTCGCGTGA
- the LOC113712056 gene encoding protein PHOSPHATE-INDUCED 1-like translates to MAYTNIQTRVLMQVLLALAFLSVASAGRVLNGKEQDIVLFQYHNGPLLNGKISINLIWYGQFKSSQKAIVADFITSLISLSQPQVQPSVAMWFKNIDKYYTAIKSKKSSSLQLSLGHQISLQDYPLGKSLKVQQIEQLAAKGDQMNAINVILTSSDVAVEGFCSSKCGTHGSFHSKTSTVKGKSPRFAYIWVGNSETQCPGQCAWPFHQPIYGPQNPPLVAPNNDVGLDGMVINLASLLAGTITNPFGNGYYQGPADAPLEAASACTGIYGKGAYPGYAGDLLVDLTSGASYNAHGTNGRKYLLPALYDPSTSTCSTLV, encoded by the coding sequence ATGGCCTATACAAACATCCAAACCAGAGTGCTAATGCAAGTATTGTTGGCACTGGCCTTTCTAAGTGTAGCTTCAGCAGGGAGGGTACTGAATGGTAAGGAACAAGATATTGTGCTTTTCCAATACCATAATGGTCCTCTCCTTAATGGAAAAATCTCTATCAATCTTATTTGGTATGGCCAATTCAAGTCATCCCAAAAGGCCATCGTAGCCGATTTCATCACCTCTCTCATTTCATTATCACAACCTCAAGTCCAGCCTTCTGTAGCAATGTGGTTCAAGAACATTGACAAGTATTACACAGCAATCAAATCCAAGAAATCCTCTTCACTCCAGCTCTCTTTGGGTCACCAAATCTCTCTTCAAGACTACCCTTTGGGAAAATCCCTCAAAGTGCAGCAAATTGAACAGTTAGCAGCAAAGGGTGATCAAATGAATGCCATCAATGTTATCTTGACTTCATCGGACGTGGCAGTTGAAGGATTTTGCTCTAGCAAATGTGGAACGCATGGTTCTTTCCATTCGAAGACCTCCACTGTCAAAGGCAAGAGCCCAAGGTTCGCTTACATTTGGGTTGGAAACTCAGAGACTCAATGCCCAGGTCAATGTGCCTGGCCATTCCATCAGCCAATTTATGGACCACAAAACCCACCTTTAGTGGCACCCAACAATGATGTAGGATTGGATGGAATGGTGATCAACTTAGCTAGTCTCTTGGCAGGGACTATAACCAATCCTTTTGGAAATGGTTATTATCAGGGACCAGCTGATGCACCGCTTGAAGCTGCCTCAGCTTGTACTGGGATTTATGGCAAGGGGGCTTACCCAGGTTATGCTGGGGATTTGTTGGTAGACCTTACCAGTGGAGCAAGCTACAACGCACATGGTACCAATGGAAGAAAGTATCTCCTTCCTGCATTATATGATCCTTCCACTTCTACCTGTTCAACTTTAGTTTAG